Genomic DNA from Candidatus Obscuribacterales bacterium:
ATTGCAGCATCAACCATTTGCATGGTCTTTTCTTCAACCGCCTGGGCAACCTGCGCCAGTTCTGCATTGTCTGACAGGGCAGCCAGCATGGGCCCTGGCCTAATTAGGCCAATCTTGGTGGTGCCCTTCTCTGTAAACACTGAGATGCGACAGGGCAACGCCATATTTAGACGCATATCGGTGGCTAACATCTGGGCAGCCTGTCCTGGATTGCAAACTTCAAACACCCGACAGTCTTCGGCAAAGTCAATCCCTTTACCGCGCAGGGTAGCACCTAAATCATGGATGTGGAGCACCCCGAAGCCATGGCTTGTCACCGCTGCCGCTAGGTCTTCTGCCGCCTGGTCAAACGTTTTGGGGGTTTCGACAATGTAGTACATGCAATAGCCT
This window encodes:
- a CDS encoding DUF302 domain-containing protein; the protein is MYYIVETPKTFDQAAEDLAAAVTSHGFGVLHIHDLGATLRGKGIDFAEDCRVFEVCNPGQAAQMLATDMRLNMALPCRISVFTEKGTTKIGLIRPGPMLAALSDNAELAQVAQAVEEKTMQMVDAAI